Genomic window (Sphingosinicella microcystinivorans):
TGCGGCGCGCCCTTGGGGATCGCCAGCGTATCGGAGTTGAGCTGGCTGCCTTCCTTCGGCAGCACGAAGCCGATGTCGTCGTCCTCCGCCATGATCTGCGCAATGTCGCCGTTGTATTCGAGCACGAGGTCGACCTCGCCCGAAAGCAGCAGGTCCTGGCCGTTGTCCTCGTGGAAGGCCTTGATGAAGGGCTTCTGCTTGATGAGCATCGCCTCGATCTGCTTCACGAGATCGGGCGTGATGCCGTTCACCGAATGGCCGAGATACTTGGCGCTGATGCGGAACATGTCGCCCGCTTCCGACAGTACCGAGATGCGGCCCTTGTACTTGTCCGAATCGAGCAGCCACTTCCAGCTGTCCGGCACGCCGTCCACCTTCGATTTGCGGTAGCCGATGCCGAGCGTCAGCCACGTGTAGGGCATCGAGAACTTGCGGCCGGGATCGTAGGCGACGTCCTTGAACGCGTCGCCGACGTTGGCGAAGTTCGGGATCTTGGAATGGTCGAGCGGCTCCAGCATGTCCGCCTGCACCATGCGCTCGACGAAGTCGTTGGAGGGGACGATCACGTCGAAGCCGGGGTTACCCGCACGCAGCTTCGCGAACAGCTCGTCGTTGGTGGCGAAGAGGCTCATGTTGACTTCGATGCCCGACGCGTCCTTGAAATCGTCGAGCGTGGTTTCGCCGATGTAGGTGTCCCAGTTGTAGAAGTTGAGCTTGCCTTCCTCGCCGGTAGAGGCCTTGCCGGCTTCCTTCTTCTCGCACCCGGCGAGCGCGCCCGTGAAGGTGATGCCGATGGCGGCGGCGCCCAATCCCTGAAGAAGCGAGCGTCGGCCGATGCGTTTGCGGATGCTGTCAAAGCTGTTCATGGTCCCTGTCTCCCAATCGTCGCCCGCCAGCGATCATCCCCGGACTTCAACGCTCTGACGGCGCTCAGCGGATGCTAACGCAGCCGTGGATGGCCGCAAGCCCCTCAGTCTCCCGGGCGGTATCAAATCGCGCTACCGCTGCACGCGCAAATCCATTATGCAATCCGTGAGGTATCGAATAATCCGATGGCTGAGATGAACATCACGTTCCGGCAAATCCGCTATTTCATTGCCGTGGCCGAGGCGCGCTCCGTCTCCGGCGGGTCGAGCGCGGTCGGCATCTCGCAGTCGGCGGTAACGGACGCGATCCGCACGCTGGAGGCGGAAACGGGCGTGATGCTGTTCCACCGCCACGCCAAGGGCGTGACGCTGACGCGCGAGGGGCACCAGTTCCTGCGCCATGCCCGCTCGATCATCGACGCCATCGCCGACATGCAGGGCGGGGTGGGGCGCGAGCAGGACCTGACCGCCGGCAGCGTCCGCGTCGGCGTGACGCCGGTCGTCACCGGCTATTTCCTGTCGGATCTGCTCTCCCGTTTCAGGCGTATGTTTCCGCGCATCGAGGTGCAGCTCGTCGAGGAACGCCGCGACTACATTGAACACTTGATCATCAACGGCGAGCTCGACCTCGCCGTGCTGATGGTGAGCAACCTCGAGGAGCGCAGCGCCATCGACCACGAGGTGCTGCTCCGCTCCGAATGCCGCGCGTGGGTGGCGCCCTCGCACCCGCTCTCCGACGTCGACGGCCTCAGCCTTTCCGACCTCGAGAACGAGCCGGTGATCGCGCTCTCGCTCGACGAGCTCGAAGGACTCATCGACGGCATCTGGTCCAAGTTCGACCACCCGCCGCGCGTCGCCTACCGCACCTCGTCGATGGAGGGGGTGCGCAGCCTCGTCGGCACCGGCGCGGGGATCACACTGCTCCCCGATCTCGTCTACCGGCCGTGGAGCCTCGAAGGCGACCGCATCATCGCCAAGCGCACGCGCGAAAGCCTGCCCACCGTAGACATCGGCATCGCGTGGCGGCGCCTCACCCGGCACAGCGAGGCGGCGACGCTGTTCATGGAGACGGTGCACGAGCACCGGCGGTAGGTTCAGGCGTTCCGCAAGTACCAGTCGTAGTCGAGCTGCGTCACCTCGCCGTAGAAGCGGGCCATCTCGGTGCGCTTGACGATGGTGTAGTTCTTCACGAAGCGCGCGCCCAGATAGTCGTTCATCAGCGGCGAGGCTTCGAAGGCGTCGTTCGCGGCGAACCAGTTGTTGGGGAGCTTCACGCCCGCGCTCGCCTCGTCCTCGTAGCCGTTGCCGACGACGGCGGGGCCGGGGTCGATGCGGTTTGCGATGCCGTGGTGCATCGCGGCGAGCACGGCGGCGACAGCGAGGTAGGGGTTCGCGTCCGCGCCGCAGACGCGGTGCTCGACATGGCGCGAGGCCGGGGAGCCCGCCGGGATGCGCAAGGACA
Coding sequences:
- a CDS encoding ABC transporter substrate-binding protein, yielding MNSFDSIRKRIGRRSLLQGLGAAAIGITFTGALAGCEKKEAGKASTGEEGKLNFYNWDTYIGETTLDDFKDASGIEVNMSLFATNDELFAKLRAGNPGFDVIVPSNDFVERMVQADMLEPLDHSKIPNFANVGDAFKDVAYDPGRKFSMPYTWLTLGIGYRKSKVDGVPDSWKWLLDSDKYKGRISVLSEAGDMFRISAKYLGHSVNGITPDLVKQIEAMLIKQKPFIKAFHEDNGQDLLLSGEVDLVLEYNGDIAQIMAEDDDIGFVLPKEGSQLNSDTLAIPKGAPHPLNAHAFINYLLDAEAGKKIAEYILFPTPNEAAKALMPADYRDNTVIFPTAEELAKCEYAAYDGKMQPVFEEAFTRVRAA
- a CDS encoding LysR family transcriptional regulator, with amino-acid sequence MAEMNITFRQIRYFIAVAEARSVSGGSSAVGISQSAVTDAIRTLEAETGVMLFHRHAKGVTLTREGHQFLRHARSIIDAIADMQGGVGREQDLTAGSVRVGVTPVVTGYFLSDLLSRFRRMFPRIEVQLVEERRDYIEHLIINGELDLAVLMVSNLEERSAIDHEVLLRSECRAWVAPSHPLSDVDGLSLSDLENEPVIALSLDELEGLIDGIWSKFDHPPRVAYRTSSMEGVRSLVGTGAGITLLPDLVYRPWSLEGDRIIAKRTRESLPTVDIGIAWRRLTRHSEAATLFMETVHEHRR